GGTCAGGCTCACCTCTATGTTCTTTGTTATCAGTGACAGCCATTTGAATATCTTCAATTTCTTTGGAGGCAgatatcatgcaatcagatttTTTTTCACTCAAACTATGACTAGAATAACCAGGATCCAGATCTTGATTCAATTCAGACCCTCCCAGCTTGTTTGGAGACACATTAGCCAATCGATGGTAAGCAGCAGCAACTGAAGATTCACGTGCACTTATTAGCTGATCTGTCCTGTCACCTCCAAGCTTCTGAGGAATACTGCTATTGTCAGCTATAATGTCGTCTTCATAGGTTGAAGTATTCCTTAATCCACTCAAAGTGCGGCTTGCAGATCTAGTCCAGTCTAAACTAGACGCTTCTTGATTTAACTGTCAAGGAACAAACTGAATCATCATATGGCAATAAATCAGAGCATAATAAAGGAAAGAAGGCCAAACACTCAAGCATATGGACTCACCTGCTTATCCAGAGCATAAAAGTTCGCATCATGTTCAGAGTATACCATGTGTGCCTGAAATAAGTTTGTTCAATAACTTCCATTTATGAAATACACagtagaaatttatttttttccttattttcatACTAAAATTACTTTAGGAtcaatagaagaaaaaaaattgcacttcAGGTGTGTGCTATAGTGATAGAATATTAAAGGTGTATGTGAGAAGAAATAAGAACtgagttagttagttagttagtctGTTAGTAGGTTGTTGGGGAATGAAAGTTTGTTTTaggaaaagtataaataaaaaggGGGGTAGTGTTGTAAAAGGGGGAATCGGTTTTGTTTTTGTAAGTGTAAACAGGAGTCACAACAGATCCTGTGAGGGGGGAATTGTTGTCTTTCCCTGGACGCATTCTTTGatagaataataaaattctGTTTCTGTTTCTTTCTGTGTTGGTGTGAGTGAGTTCTGCCCGAGTAGCTTGGGTTTCTAGCTCTAAGAAACCTAACATATAGCTTACAAGTTCATGCAGTAGAGTTTTCTTGATGCTTTCATATTTCCTGAAACCTTTGAGGTCATCAGTCCGTAGGCGCAGTGATATTTCCTCTCCATGATTCTGTAATAAGAATGAAAACAGAAAGGAGAATTCAACAACAGGACAATGACAATCACTTAATGCCATGTTTTGTCATCCTGTGAAATCCAATACCTTGTTAAAACCAAGAATGCATTTTGGGTCCACACCAACATAACCAACAGGAGCCATCTCCGTCATAATTCCAACACGCCATCGATGCTATATAATATGCAAAACATCTTCAGAACTTGTAGCATATTTTCATTATAGcacaaatatatacaaatatatattagttCAGTCAATTAATTTGGGTATGAGCAGTATACCTTGTTCATGACAGCGACAATTCCAGGATCTGCAGCAAGCATGTGCATTCTTTTAAGTGCTTCAGCAGCTGGAGGATTCAACTGAAAATAAGGGAAAGCAAATTCATCCATGATCAGTTGACCTCCATTAAAATTTTTACATTATGAGAAAGGTGGCAAAGAATATATTGGAAAATTGATAACAGTAAAACAATCAGTTAATAAGGCAAAATATCATATTCATAGATTATGCTTTTCCAGTCCCAAAGAATAATGTATGATAATTTTTACCAAAACACAATATATCATTAGTACAATATCAATATCAAAGCATGTGCTTAACACAGACTAATAATAGAGTATATAAAACTATTCAATAATAAGTTTATGATGTCAAAGTGCACCCTAAATTGCCTATTGGTAGGAGTAGTTTATGTTGCTAGTTGTATATGTACTTTTACTtcagatttgaatttcaaataagGCCTCTATACAATTTAGGTAGTTAAGATCAATATCAGATTATTCAAATCTGATCTGATTTTATTGTTCTTTATTCCAGTTTATTTGGGTAGTTAATTTCAAGACCAGATTATATGAATCTGATTTCGTTCTGTTTTATCTTTTCCTTTATAGTGAGAAGAAACGAGCATATTTTCTCATTCTATCGATCACCACCATTATGGTATTCACTCTTATAGCCTTAGGTGGTTCTCCAATGAAATCAGTTACAAATATGGTTAGTTTTCTGTAATTAGGAAATATGTACAGCTAACAATCAGGGATTTATATCCCTTATTActctttattttgtaattttaattattaataaacagATAAATCCTTTTCTGCTTTGACACATTCAATAAATCTTACAAAATTCATGGCTACATCACTCATGTATTGCATAGAATTGGAAGTAGTTGCAGTAAACCATCCCATGATAGAGTTTGAGCCTTGTTTCTTAGACAAACATCACATTCTTAGTTCTATTTTTGGATCTACCCCTATATTCCTCTATAGTATAATAAACTTGAAATTCTCTTGTAAATTCTAAAAAACCTGAGTGGCCTCCAATGTTGGAATCATGAAATTCCTGTAGAATTTAGGGAATTTTCGTGGATTCTTTATCTAATACTAGCCTCCCCATATAGTGCAACCTCAACCTCTATAGTTCAAAGCCTGCATGAAACCCAGCTTCTTTCAATGAATCATGAATTCTGCCTCTCAACCAAGCATCACTAGAGAGAGTGTCGACCACTCTATCCTCTGTTCCAGCCTTATATTTCTTCAGAGATATGATTTTATTACATCAAATAAGGAGATATCATATAATTTGACAAGGAAATTTCTTAGGAAATATTTCCCtttattagatattaattttgttaCTTATTAGTATATCTCTTTTTCTTAAGAAGATTTACAAATGTGATGATTTCCTTAGGATATAAGCAAAGCCATAAAGCACTCCATTAAATGCCAACTTCCCTGATTGCTAGTCTATGTGGTTACATGATTATTACAAGAGATCATGAAACAGAGAAACTAGCTTTAAAGGAAAAATTGGTGACCCAATTTGAAATGGAAAACTTAGGAAAACTTAAGTATTTCTTTGCAATATAGGTTTCTTATTCAAAAATGGCAATTTTCATCACCCAAAGAAAATGTGTCAGGTCTCCTCAAAGAAACAAGTAAGGATATAGAACCTCAAGAGTTCTGATTGAACAAAATCATAGAATTGGAAGAGAAGAAAACTCTCCTCTAGAAAGACCCAATATCATATATtgttagaaaaacttatttatgtAAATACTATGATAAGCCAATTTATGCATAATATGTAGACTTTGCAAGTTCTATCACCGATATCTACCTCTGGGCACTTAATGTTTATGGGAGAAAGTCTAGTGACCTAGAGAAGCAAAAAACAGGATAAGGTATCTTGTTGAAGTTACAAAGTTGAGTTTTGAGCCCTTTCCCAAGGTGTGTATGAAGGACTTTAGATGAAAATTGTTCAACCTCAAGTCCATTAAGATAACATAGTTAGGGTCAATCACTGCATCTGAAGTATTGTCAACTTTAGAGCCTGGAACTCTTTCACTGTTTTTTCCTTAAAAGGCACTTTGGAAGATTGAAAGAGAAGGTGTATTTAAATTGTCTTTGACTTCAATTTCTAAGCGATTTGGAACTATTGGAGTACCAGAACAAAGATCATACTAGATGACCTAAGAATAAAGGTTGACATCGCAATGTAATTGTATTGTAAAAACAAGTCAGTCATGACCAATGTTCATAACCTAGTACATAATGGGACCAAACATATTGAAATTAACAAGCACTTCATCAAAGATAATCTTGACAAAGGTTTATTGGTTACAACCCATGTCCTTACAAGACTCCAGTTAGCAAACATCTTCACTAAGGGACTTCCATAGGCAAATTCCAAGATCTTGTAGGCAAGTTGGAAATGATCAATATTTATTTACCAACTTGAGAGGGAGTGTTGTAAATAGTGGATTATTAGCATAAAATACACATCCAAAAAAATATAGTAAGCAATATTATTGGAAAAGGGAACGGAAGAGGGTCCCCACAAGTCACTATGTACTAAGTCAAGAGGAGAATTAAATTAAGCTTGAGACATTACACTTCTGAAAAACAAGACACATTACATGAGAATGTTGGTGCACTAACCTAATATGCCAAGTGAAAGGAGTAGGCGCAAAATTGGTACATATGTTAGAGAAACAAACAAATTGTTACACGCATTTTTACAATGAACAAAAAGGTAACAAATAACTAACTAGAAGTATGAGCAAAATGAAGACGTGGAAACTGAACTGATAATGCAGTAGGTTTTATAAATCTTATCATCACATTCTAACAAGTCATATCACATCAAATCAATGCCAATTTTAGAGTATTTTGCCTCTATTTTCTCCCTCTATTCCTGAAACTTCATCATTTCAATAATAATCACATAGTAAAATGATGTTTACACTCTTGGAATACTTTACCAAAACACCCTATTACTAGTTCCTAGTAACAATGTAAATGCAGGAGTATAAAGTGATCTAAAAGATAAATATGAGTTCTGTGATTCTTTTATTGAACACAAACATTAATAATCATATAGCAATATAGTACCTCTAATCCTGGAATTTGAAGTGTGCGAAATTCACAAAATATATACTGCCCTTGTGggagttttaatgaaatatgagGTCCATGTGAAATTCTCTGTTTCACTCTCTTCTCTTCATCCTCAAATCCAGCTATTCTTAAATCTGTTTTCGAACTTTGAAGAACCTCTTCAACCTCATTAGTTGACACACCCATCATGATAATTGACCTGGCCTGGGGAATAAAAATAGTGACTTAAGTCAACATATCAACCGTTTTCCCATGGTATAATAGTGATAATTACTAGCATTGATAAAACAAACACAAAGGATGTATATGAATAAACAGTTCAATCGCCTTGTGAAGAAATGAATTTGGATCATAACATTAAAATCACCGTCATTTGACTGTAAAATGTTCTTCGACAGAAATGCTAGTTGGAAGAGCGAATATCAATGTGACATTTTAATCAAACAATAAAAGTAgtagcatttttttttcctttctataTTAAAAACCGAGTAAAATTGCAATCCAGGATGGAaggaataaatataaa
This portion of the Vigna unguiculata cultivar IT97K-499-35 chromosome 6, ASM411807v1, whole genome shotgun sequence genome encodes:
- the LOC114187685 gene encoding uncharacterized protein LOC114187685 isoform X2, yielding MQPQSSLLNVSVTWRGKKFVVEMNIGATVKDLGQELQKLTNINEDTMRFIVPQISGRASKLLTPFSAEHAVLSLQEASITEARSIIMMGVSTNEVEEVLQSSKTDLRIAGFEDEEKRVKQRISHGPHISLKLPQGQYIFCEFRTLQIPGLELNPPAAEALKRMHMLAADPGIVAVMNKHRWRVGIMTEMAPVGYVGVDPKCILGFNKNHGEEISLRLRTDDLKGFRKYESIKKTLLHELAHMVYSEHDANFYALDKQLNQEASSLDWTRSASRTLSGLRNTSTYEDDIIADNSSIPQKLGGDRTDQLISARESSVAAAYHRLANVSPNKLGGSELNQDLDPGYSSHSLSEKKSDCMISASKEIEDIQMAVTDNKEHRGIADSKTFEQPNDFGVRQVLQSETSTGNMVAKYASLANQDTSEASTESIAPIIETVLNDVVPTPELSTLQTSEPDPDDQEFQRINDTSTAVCNRLLKAVEMLRREVSATQATSILQTLLKIIRNVIEHPLVEKYKRLRKANPVIERNILNNKAALEILFLVGFSEDVMFDNLGKEDAYLVLKKNDPGLLWLAKSTLESSTGLAC
- the LOC114187685 gene encoding ubiquitin and WLM domain-containing metalloprotease SPCC1442.07c isoform X3, encoding MQPQSSLLNVSVTWRGKKFVVEMNIGATVKDLGQELQKLTNINEDTMRFIVPQISGRASKLLTPFSAEHAVLSLQEASITEARSIIMMGVSTNEVEEVLQSSKTDLRIAGFEDEEKRVKQRISHGPHISLKLPQGQYIFCEFRTLQIPGLELNPPAAEALKRMHMLAADPGIVAVMNKHRWRVGIMTEMAPVGYVGVDPKCILGFNKNHGEEISLRLRTDDLKGFRKYESIKKTLLHELAHMVYSEHDANFYALDKQLNQEASSLDWTRSASRTLSGLRNTSTYEDDIIADNSSIPQKLGGDRTDQLISARESSVAAAYHRLANVSPNKLGGSELNQDLDPGYSSHSLSEKKSDCMISASKEIEDIQMAVTDNKEHRETVLNDVVPTPELSTLQTSEPDPDDQEFQRINDTSTAVCNRLLKAVEMLRREVSATQATSILQTLLKIIRNVIEHPLVEKYKRLRKANPVIERNILNNKAALEILFLVGFSEDVMFDNLGKEDAYLVLKKNDPGLLWLAKSTLESSTGLAC